One Corynebacterium matruchotii genomic window, ATTCCAACAGAATTCCGCCCAGTTCTTCGGCAGCGAATGCCAGCAAAGCGTTGACGCCTCCGCCTACCGGTGTACCAATGGGACCCGCAGTGGCGTCGCGGACCAAGGCGAAAAATCGAATAAAGATTCGACCGCAGAACGGCCTATCGCCACCATCTCCCAAGATCGCATCGCCGAAGCCGTGGGCAATAACTTCACCGTCAGCATGTTCGTTGATCTGCCGGTTGCCTTGCACTCCGATGCAACCACTGATTCACTGTCGAGCACCATTACCCAGCTGCCCGGCGCGCACCTCTTGCCAGGCTCCCCCAATCTTCAGCCGGGGGACGTGGTGCTGTCAGAATCGGCGGCGAAGCAGCTGAAGGTGGGCATCGGGGACAAGGTTCGAGCCACTGACGTGGGGAAACCGAACGATCCCGCCACATCAAACCGCGAGGACGACCGGATCACCTTGAATGCGGCAGACACCACGTTAACGGTGAAGGAGATTATTCCAAATAATATTCACTCCAGCAGTTATGTGATTGCCCCCACGTTTTTGCCGGCCACGGATGTGCCCAATAATGCGCACGTGACATGGGTTTTTAGCGGTAAGGATGATCTGTCGTGGGATGACGTGAAGGCGCTCAATAAGGTGGGCCTAGTGGTGTCGACCCAGAAGTTTCGGAACCATCCAGAAACGGTGCCGGTGGCGGACCGGTATCCGGAATTTCAAAGCGCTCAAGATCCAATGCGAACCCCCGGCACGGATAATTCAATGATCGCGCAGCTTACTTCATATATCGTCGAGTTGACGTTTTACCTGTTGTTGGCCTGTTTGATGTTGGCGACGATCAGCCCGGTGTTTGCGGTGGCCACGTCTCGGCAAACAAAAGTGTATGCGTTAATGCGGAGCCAGGGGGCTAGCCGTCGGCATATTCGATGGGCAGTCATGGCATACGGCACGGTTTCGGGGGCCATTGGGGCAACCATCGGTATTGTTTTCGGCACGATCCTGGGCTGGGGGCATTGGAAGATTGCACATCCGGGATGGCCGTTTATCACGGATGCGGGCATGTTAGCCATCGGGTTTTCGATCGCGGTTGTGGGGTCGACGGTTGCGGCGTTTATTCCGGCAATCATTGCGGCCAAGGGGGAGATCATGGCCGGGGTGGCTGGTATGCAGCCGGATCGGATTCGGCGGTGGCGGCGCTGGATGTGGACCGGCCCAGCGTTGGTGTTAATGATGCTGGTGGTGTTGCTGGTGGAGTGGTTGGGGCATCCGATCACCCGCTTCGTGAACCACGACACGTTCTCTGGGGCTACATATGACCTGATATGGTCCGTGCTTGCATTGTTATTGCTGGTTGTAATAACTGGTGGGGTGTTTACCAGCGTTATTGCGTTGGTGTTTCTGGCGGGTGCGATTCGTAAACCATTGGGGGCGAAATTGGCGGGCCGGCAGGTGCGTCGACAAGCGTTACGGTCGGGGGCGATCGTGGCGGCAATCATTGGCAGCGTGTTTTTCCTGACCGTTATGGAGTTGGGTAGTCTGAACACGATCAATAAGGATCGGCAGTTCTCATCGGAGATTTATAGCCCATTTGCGGTGGGGATTTCGGGGGCAAGATCAGCATCGGCGTTTAAGACTCCTACCATGAATACCACGTCGTACGCGGATGTGGTGGCTCATGCCGCTTCGGACCAGTCACGAGAGGTGTTCGATGTGGTTGCGGCCCGGCTAGGAAAAACCACGGAGTTTCCGGTGGTAATGCCTGGCTCGCATATGCGATTGACGTTGGCGGATGAGTGCCAGGTGTCGCCCACAACGAAGGCGTATACGTATCACGGCAAGGATGCGAATACTGATCCCGAGGCGGCGAAGCATTGCCGGTATTTGCGAATGGATGACGCACACCTGTTTCTCCCGTTTGCGATGCAGGACTCCGATATCGTTGTGGGCGGGCCGGAGGTGTTGCAGATCTTTAATCTCACCGATGAGCAGCGGGCTTCGGCCACCCAGGTGCTTCACGACGGCGGGGTCGTGGGAACCACCGCTATCGTTGCAGAACCGGGTCGGCGGAAGATTAGCGTAGAGAAAGACACGCCGAATCAGGTGACAGCTGAATCGCGGCCGGTGAAAACGAAGACGCAGGAGGTGCCGTTCACGGCGGCCCTGCCGGAGCAGCTACATGGCTGGGTTGTGAGCCCACAGGCCGCAGAAAAACTAGGCATCGACCTGGTGTTTGATCGTTACGTTGTGATGACGGAGCGGCCTGGTACGGTGACGGATCAGGTGGAAATGACCGAACAGATCGATGCCTTCAACCACTATTATCACGCTCACGTTCTTGCGGTGGAAAACTCAACATATGAATCAATATATGTGTGGGTGCTGTTTGTGGGGATCCTGCTGATTGTGGGTTTGGTACTCATCGTGGCCGCCCCACAATTACGGGCCCAAAACGAGCAGTTGTATGCCTTGGGAGCATCGACGAGCCTGGTGCGGCAGATCGGCGGCTACCATGGGGCGATCACCGCCATTTTGGGCACCTGGCCAGCAATTATCCTGGGCCATATTGTGGCGCTGCTGCAAACGGATTTCAGCGAGCGGGACATCAACGGTGAGGTGCTGAGCCTGGGATCCGTGGAGAATTTTAGTCTCCACTGGTATCTGATAGTGGTGCTGGGCTTGTTGGTGCCGGCAATTTCCGCCACCTTAGGGTATGTCACCACCCGGTCGAATCGGATGCTGAGCTACCGGCAGGATTGATTCGGCTACAGTTTTTCGAGCGGCACCCCACCGATGAGCATGAGCTTCACGGTACCAGCAGAACCAAAATCAATGGTGACGCTGGTGTGGGGGCCGGAGCCGTCGACGCTTTGGACGGTGCCCAGACCGTATTTGTCGTGGTTGACTTTATCGCCGACCTCCAGGTGAAGGTTGGCGGCCGGCGTCGACGACCGGGAGCTGCGGGGGATTTTCGGTTTCCGGTATGAACCACCAGGCTTGCGGCCGGAATACCCACCAGCCCCACCATATCCTCCGTAGCCGCCATAACCACCGACGAAGCTGCCGCCACCCCAACCGCTTGCGCCCCAGTCATCGTCCCAGCCGCCGGCACCGGGTTCTTCCCGCCGCCAATACATGAGTTTTTCGGGGATGTCTTCTAAAAATCGGGAGGCCGGGTTGGCCACCGCATTACCCCAGGAGGCGCGCAGCATGGCGCGGGTGAGGTACAGGGTTTCGCGGGCGCGGGTGATGCCCACATAGGCGAGTCGGCGTTCCTCGGCGAGTTCCTGCGGATCCCCCAGGGCCCGCAGGTGTGGGAACTGGCCATCCTCCCAGCCGATGAGAAACACCACCGGAAATTCCAGCCCCTTGGCGGTGTGCAGGGTCATGAGGGTGACCACGTTCGTGCTGTCATCGGGCAGCTGGTCGGAGTCGGCCACGAGGGAGACTTTTTCTAAAAACGCGTGGATGGATCCCGGCTGGGGCTCCCCCACCATCGGCTCGGCCGGATCGTTCCCTTCCACGCCTGCACCAGTTCCTGCACCCATGGCGGCATAGGCCATGAGGTTGGCGGCTTCAGAGCTGAATTCCCGGGCCACGGACACAAGTTCGTTCAAGTTGTCGAGTCGGGCACCATCCTGGGGGTCGGTGCTGGCCTCCAGTTCAGCTTTGTAGCCGGTGGCGTCGAGGATGCGGGACACAACCACACCGATGTCGGGCAGGCCGGTGATGGCGTTGGTGGCCTCGGCGGCGTCTACCCGGAGGCCGTCCATGAGTTCGAGGAATGCGGCAATGGCGTTTTTGGCGCGGGTCCCTAAGGCGGTGACTTTGCCGTGGGCGGCGTCGACAAGCGCATCGGCGAAGCTCATGCCAAAGTTTTCGGCGTACAGATTGACGGTGGCAATCGCACGGTCGCCGATGCCGCGGCGGGGTGTGTTGATGATACGTCGCAGGGAGATTTCATCGGTGGGGTTGTCAAGAACACGCAGGTAGGCTATGAGATCACGGATTTCTTTGCGCTCGTAGAAGCGGGTGCCGCCCACCACCTTGTAGGGGATGCCGGTGCGGATGAAGACTTCTTCGATGGCCCGGGAGGAGTTATTGGTGCGGTACATGACGGCAATGTCCCCATAGCCCACACCCATATCGAACAATGCATCGATTTCGGTGGCGATGAATCGGGCCTCATCGTGTTCGTTGTCAGCAACATAGCCGGTGATTTTCGCGCCGGCACCATGGTCAGTCCAGAGTTTCTTTTCCCGCCGGCCATGATTGTGGGAGATCACGGCATTGGCGGCAGAGAGGATGTTTTGGGTGGAACGATAGTTTTGCTCCAGCAGGATTGTGCGTGCTTGAGGGTAGTCGCGTTCGAATTCTTCAATATTGCGGATGGTAGCGCCGCGGAACGCATAGATGGATTGGTCGGAATCACCAACCACGCTGAGTTCACTAGCATCAGGTCCGGTACCGACAAGCGTGGAGATGAGAACGTATTGGGCATGGTTAGTGTCTTGGTACTCATCAATAAGAACGTGACGAAAACGTTTTCGATAATAGGCGGCGATTTCGGGGTGGGTGGTAAACACCCGAACGGTTTCCCCAATGAGATCGTCGAAGTCGAGAGCATTGGCGGCCCGCAGCCGCCGCTGGTATTCGGTGTACACCTCGGCAATGGTGCGGTCGAAGGGATTGCGGGTAGCGGCCGCCTCGTCACTAGCTGCGTCGGGGTCGGTGAGTTCGGTTTTCAGCGCGGAGATAGCGGCAGCCAACAGCCGGGGTGGGAATTTTTGGGCATTGATCTGTAGGTCTTTGGCGATCATGCCAAGGAGCCGCTTGGAATCATCAGCATCATAGATGGTGAAGTTGGTATTGAGCCCGGGCAGCAGGTGCGCCTGCTCCCGCAGAATCCGCACGCAGGCGGAATGGAAGGTAGCAACCCACATACGAGTGGCGGTGGGGCCGACCAGGTCGATCACCCGGTCGCGCATTTCGGCGGCGGCCTTATTGGTGAAGGTGATGGCAAGTATCTGCCCCGGGGCGACGCCCCGCATACGCAGCAGGTAGGCGATGCGCCGGGTAAGCACGGCGGTTTTTCCGGAGCCAGCACCCGCGACAATGAGCAGTGGGGAACCGGAATGTTCCACGGCGGCGCGCTGCTGCGGATTCAGGTCGGCTATAAGATCGTCGGCGCTCCCCTCCGCACTCGCCCACGGCTGATGTGCCGACAAGTTGTCCCACGCGGCAGGAACCGGGTAGTCGAGAATGCCAGCAGCTGCCTCCGGGTCGGGGGGAATGGTGTCGTATGCCGGGGGTTCCTCCGGTGGGGGCGGTAACGGTTCGTCGGCGCGTGGTGCCTCCGGCGGCGGGGTGGCGGAGTAGGCTTCGAATCCGGTCACGCCGGCAAAGAGGTCAGGCTGCTCCGGCTGGTCGGAATGTGGTGAGGGGTTTTGTGCGGCAGTCATTATTCCTCCAATTTACTGCGTGGGTCGGACACGAAACATCTGGCACAATAATATTCATGACTGATGCATCTGATGTGAATATTCGTTTTCCCTCGGGTACTGATGATCCGCTGTCGGATGCGGAAATTCAGCAGTATCGGGAGGAGATCAACCGCCTGGACCAGGTGATTTTGGATGCCATTAAGCAGCGGACGGCGATTTCCCAGGCAATTGGGAAAATCCGCACGTCGGCGGGCGGCACCAAGCTGGTATACACCCGGGAGGTGGCGATCATTAACCAGTTTCGGGAGGAACTAGGCCCGGAGGGCCCCGCGCTGGCACAAATCCTGCTGCGCATGGGCCGCGGCAGGTTGGGGTAAGGCTAGGCCTCAAAACATGTCCGGGGGCGTGGTTAGCATGCTGAGCATGGCTAATCGCACATATCTTTACGCCCAAAAAGACAACGAATTCACCGGCATTGGGGAGTTCCGGTACGACGCCCCATTCCTGGCACTGCTCTTCACCCATGTTGACACGGTTGCGATACCGTCAATACTTTTTGACCTCGGCGACATCAAGGTTGGGGCGTTTCGCGGCCGACTGGAAACCACGCAGGTCACCGATTTTTTGACCAAACTACGGGCGCTTTTCGACGCCCACCGCTCGAAAATCCTCCCGAAAATCTGGGAGGCGATAGAACCCAGTTTCGCAGATATCACGGAAACCATTGACCGCATCACCGCCGGCGGCTACACCCACGTGCTCATGGACCCCGTGGAGCGGGTTCTTCTCATTGCCGGAAGCGACGAGGAGATTCTGGACGAGATTGATCTGATTGAAAGCGCATTGGACGACTGCGACCCCGACAGGTGGCTAAAGCGTGCGGAAACCACGCTGCGTTCCGACGCGTTGCTTGATGAGGAACAGGCCTGGTGGTTCCTGCGGGAACTGGGTTTGACCGGGTTTTTCTCCCCGATCCTATACTTCAACCTACAGTAGGGAAATGTATTTCGGCTCCAGGTATTCACCGATTCCCTCCATGCCGCCCTCCCTGCCCACACCGGATTCTTTCACCCCACCGAAGGGTGCGGCCGGGTCGGAAATTGTGCCCTTGTTAATGGCAACCATGCCGGCCTCGATGCGTTCGGCAATGGTCAACGCCCGACCGGTATCGCCGGCAAACACATAGGCGGCCAGGCCGAACGGCGTGTCATTGGCCATGGCAATACCCTCGTCCTCGGTGGCGAAGGTTTGGATGGCAACCACCGGGCCGAAAATCTCGGAGTGGGCGATGTCCGCGGTGGTCGGCACATTGGTCAACACGGTGGCCGGGAAATAGCTACCACCTGCCGGCAGGCCCGTGGGAAGCACACCCCCGGACGCCACGGTGGCGCCCTGGGCGAGGGCATCATCGACAAGTTTCTGCACCGTAGTCACTTGGTCGGCGCCGGAAAGCGCCCCGAAGGTCACCCCCTCATCGGTGGCCCGGCCCAGGCGGAAACCGGCCAGTACCTCGGAAACTTTCGCGGTGAACTCCGCCGCGATCCTCTCATGCACCAGGAACCGGTTCGCGGCGATACACACCTGGCCGGCACCCCGCATTTTGGCCACCGCCACCGCCTGGGCGGCCTGATCCACGTCGGCGTCCTCGCACACCAGGTAGGGAGCATTGCCACCAAGTTCCAGGCTGACCCGCAAACTATGGCGTGCCGCCCGAGCCGCTAACTGCTGCCCCACCGCGGTGGAGCCGGTGAAGGTGAGTTTCCGCAGCCGGGGATCATCCAACAGCGCGGAAACGTTCGAAGCATTCTTCGTCGGCAGCACGGCCACCACCCCGCGAGGCACCCCGGCGCGCGCAAGGAGTTGCGCAAGATACAGCATGGTGAGCGGGGTTTTCGATGCGGGCTTCACGATCATGGTGCAGCCGGCCGCCAGGGCCGGGCCCAGCTTGCGGGTGCCCATGGCCAGGGGAAAATTCCAGGGGGTGATGGCGAGGCAGGGACCCACCGGTTGGTGGGTCACCACGATCCGGCCGGTGCCGGTGGGGTTGTGGCGGTAGTCGCCCCGGATGCGCACGGCTTCTTCGGCGAACCAGCGGAAGAATTCAGCACCGTAGCTTACTTCGGCGCGGCTATCGGGCAGGGCCCGGCCGAGTTCCAGGGATTGCAGCCAGGCCAGCTCCTCCCCGTGGTCGAGAATGAGTTCGAAAGCGCGGTGCAGAATGGTGCTACGCTCTCGGCTGGGGGTGTTCGCCCAATCGGTGCCGGCTCGGACCGCGGCGGCCAGGGCCCGGCGCGCATCGGCTTCACTCGCCGACGCCACCCGGGCGAGCCTCGTGCCGTCGGAGGGGTTGATGACGGGGAAGGTGTCATTGGTGTCACTAGGAACAAATTCACCATCAATGAAGAGGTTGGTGGGAGTGGTGGCGAGCAGCGCAGTGATGTCCATGGGGATCCTTGATAGCGAGTGGAAGGGTATTGCTTACGTTACTAGTGTATCCCCACCCCGAATTCCTAGACACGTATGTCCAAAAACTAGTAACCTGGAGCTATGGCCCGGCCACCCCAACCAATCGACCCGAAACGCCGAACCCGGCTCCTCGCCACCGCCCGCGTCGTCTTCGCCACCCATGGCTTCACCAACGCCCGGCTCACCGACATCCTGCGGGAATCCGATTTTCCCCGCAGCTCCTTCTACTATTTCTTTCACACCAAAGACCAGCTCTTCGATGCCGCATTCGCCGATGGGCTCCGAGAACTCGCGGGCTATGTCACCGTTCCGGTCGTCGACAAGCTCACGCGGGACACATTCTGGCCGGCGCTCACCAACATCATCGCCGGAATGACCGCCGCTGCCACCCGCCCCGACCTCACCGCGGTGGGCACCATGTTTCACCTGGCTGACAAACCCCACTCCCCCAACCTCACCGAATTCGAACACGCCATCGACAAGTGGACGATGCGTATGGTCGACCGGGGGCTACGGCTCGGGCTGCTCGACCCCACCATTCCCCCACGCCTCCACGTTGACCTTGCCTACGCGGTTGCCACCAGGCTCGACGCGTGGGCGCTCCACCACCCGGACGCTCCCATGGCGGACCTGGCGAACACGCTCCTGCCCCGCATGCTGGGAAACCCCACCACACCTCACGATAAGGAATGACACATGTCCACCATTCTCGTCGCCGGCGCCACCGGCTACCTGGGAAGATTCATTGTTGCCGAACTGCATCGCCGCGGCTACCAGGTCCGGGCCCTAGTCCGCGACCTCGGCCGGGCGGAATCCCCAGGTATCTACGGCTCCCCAGGTCTCACTGGCCTGGTGGCGGACTGGTGTATCGGCGACGTCACCAACCCACGCGTCACCGCGGATCTCGCCCACGGGGTCACCGGCGTCATTTCCGCGCTCGGCGTCACCAGGCAAAAAGCCGACCTGTGGGACATTGACTACCGCGCTAACCTGGCGATCCTTGACTCCGCCCGCCGCCATGGGGTGAATAATTTCTGCTATGTCCATGCGTTGGGTGCCGAGCATTGCCCGGCGCGGATCACCCGGGCGAAAACCGCGTTCGTGCGGGAGCTCCAGGCAAGCCAGGTGACTGCCCAGGTGATAAGCCCCACGGGCTATTTTTCGGACATGGCCCAGGTCCTCGATATGGCGCGCCGGGGTCGGGTGGTTTTGTTGGATGATGCGGTGCGGATTAATCCGATTCATGGGCTGGATGTGGCGGGAGCATGTGTGGATCGGCATGTGGCTGGGGTTTCGGGTGAGTGGCGGATTGGTGGCCCGGAGGTTTTGACGTGGCGTGAGGTGGCGGAGTGTGCGTTTCGGATTCTGGACCGGCCGGCGCGGATCACGGTGTTGCCGCGGGTTGCGCGGGGACTGTTGGTGCGGCAGCCGTGGTGGGATGGGGTGCGGTTTGCAGCGTGGAGCATGACGCATGATTCGGTGGGTGAATCAATTGGCCGGCAGCGACTCTTGGATTTCTATAACGTGATCTTGGCTTAAGTTTCGGGCAAATATTACCTGATGCGACTACGGTTGGAGATGTATTGTGTGCCCAAGTTGTATGGGTATGCGACACGCATTACGTCACTATTTTCCGCAGTTTGAAATGGAGCGCATCTCTATGACCACCGATATTACGACGACCGACGCCTGGGCTAAGGTGGCGCAGGCACAGCAAAGCTTGGCACAGAAAACTTTACGGGAGCTTTTCGACGCTGACCCGCAGCGAGGGGAGAAGCTGAGCTTCACTGCGGCGGATCTGCACGTGGATCTGTCGAAAAATCTTGTGGATGATTCTACCCGTGATGCCCTCATTGAGTTGGCTCAGGCTGCTGGTTTGTCGGAGCGCATCGAGGCTATGTTCCGGGGCGATAAGATCAATAACACGGAGAATCGCTCGGTGTTGCACACCGCCCTGCGGCTGCCGGTGACTGAGGATTTAGTGGTTGATGGTCAGGATGTAGCAGCCGACGTGCATGAGGTATTGAGCCGCATGCGGGATTTCGCCACGTCGCTGCGGTCGGGGGCTTGGTTGGGGTATACCGGGCACACGATTAAGACCGTGGTGAATATTGGTATTGGCGGCTCGGATTTGGGACCGGCCATGGCAACTCGGGCGCTGCGCACCTATGCCACCGCCGGTATCAGTGCCAAGTTTGTGTCCAATGTGGACCCGGCCGACATCATTTCGGTGTTGGATGAGTGTGATCCCGAGTCCACGCTTTTCGTGGTTGCGTCGAAGACTTTTACCACGCAGGAAACGCTGACTAATGCGCATGCCGCTAAGCGGTGGCTGGTGGAGAAGTTGGGGGCGGAAGAGGCTGTGGCTAAGCATTTCGTAGCCGTGTCCACTAATGCGGAGAAAGTAGCCGCCTTTGGTATCGACACCAAGAACATGTTTGGTTTCTGGGAGTGGGTTGGTGGCCGCTATTCGGTGGATTCCGCCATTGGCCTGTCGCTCATGGCGGTGATTGGCCCGCAGGATTTCATGCGGTTCTTGGAGGGCATGCACGCAATGGATGTGCATTTCCGGTCCACGCCGCTGGCAGAGAACGTGCCGGTGCTCATGGGGTTGCTTGGGGTGTTGTATAACGATTTCTTTGGGGCTCAGACGCATGCGGTGCTGCCGTATTCGGAAGATTTGGGCCGGTTCCCCGCCTATTTACAGCAGTTGACCATGGAGTCAAATGGCAAATCGGTACGACGGGATGGTACGGCTGTAACCGTAAATACCGGGGAAATCTATTGGGGTGAGCCAGGTACTAATGGCCAGCATGCGTTCTTCCAATTGATGCACCAGGGCACGAAGCTGGTGCCCGCCGATTTCATCGGGTTTGCCCGGCCGAAGCAGGACCTGCCGACGGCCGATGGTACGGGCAGCATGCATGATTTGTTGATGAGTAACTTCTTCGCCCAGACGAAGGTTTTGGCCTTTGGTAAGACCGCGGAGGAAATCGCCACGGAGGGGGTGGCCCCAGCGGTTGTTCCGCACAAGGTGATGCCTGGTAATCGTCCGTCCACCACAATTATGGCGGAGGAGTTGACGCCAGCAGTGTTGGGCATGTTGATTGCGCTCTATGAACACATCACGTTTGTGGAGGGGACGATTTGGGATATTAACTCCTTTGACCAGTGGGGTGTTGAGTTGGGGAAGCAGCAGGCTAATGACCTGGCCCCGGCTGTGTCTGGTGCGGTCAAGGTGGATTCTGGCGATAGCTCAACCGATACGCTTATTTCGTGGTATCGGGAGCACCGCAACTAGGACCACGAAGGACCCCACTCAGAAACCCGAGTCAGGTTTCCTGAGTTTTCACCGATCTGCTTGAGGGGAGCTACATACCGTAGCTCCCCTCCCCCATGTTTTACCCCAATTAATCTTTGCTGTTTTAATACGATATTCTTTAAATCCGCAATCGGTTCCCCTGCGGGATGATGTCTACCCCCGATGCATCATACCCCTTCGACTACCCCCTATTTCAGGGCACCTAAACGTGGGTCCACATTTTTAGGTACCCACTTGTGGGTAGTAATGCCCGATCCCATTCCGGCTGACCTACCCATTTATGGGGCACCCGCTTAAGGGGCCCCACCTTAGGGCACCTATCCTAGGGCACCCGTCCTCATAGGAGGATGCCCAAATACCCCAATTCGGTGCCCCATACCCTATGGGTAAAGCAACCTTAATTGGGGTTATTTTTCCCGAATTAATACCCCCGTTTTTCACCCCTTAGTGCGAGGAATAATAACATTATTCATGTCCATAAAAAGGTCATATAAGATTAAAATTCTCTCACTTTTCTTTCCGTTCTTCTGTCACGCTAGAATTAAAAACCAAAGCTCACAGCATGCTAATTTAGTTCATTGAACATTCGATCATGCGTACGTGATATCTTCGATGCACATAGCAATAGAGAAAGAAATTCGTCGTGTCTTTTATGATGAAACCTGACCGAGTTCTTGTTCTAGGAGGAACAGGTTCTGTCGGTCGCCTCGTGGTTCAAGCACTGCTAAACCACGACATTTCTGCACGCCTATTGAGCAGGGATCCCCGCAAAGCCAAAAGAATGTTCGCCACCACCGACACCGGCAGCAATACCATCGATATTGCCGGCGGTGATCTCATGAACCCCGCAACCATTGCCGACGCACTCGATCATGTCAATGCTGTCATTCTCACCCATGGCGCACCCCATAATTCCGGCGAATACGAAAGTGTCGACTATGGGGCCATCCCCGCGCTCTTAGAGGCGTTGGGCAAGAAAACCATCCCTGTTGTCCTCATGAGCTCTATTGGGGTCACCCATAATGATGCCATCGAACTGCTCACCTGGAAACGCCGCGGTGAACGCCTACTCCGCAGCAGCGGGTTGCCCTACACTATTATCCGGCCCGGCTGGTTTGACGCCGGTACCGCCGAAGAACAGCACGCCGAACTCCGCCAGGGCGACAGCACCGAATACGGCTCTGTCCGCCGCGTCGATGTTGCCGAGGCACTCGTCCAGGCCACATTCCTTTCCGAAGCACTCTACCGAACCGTGGAGTTGTTCTCTGTCGAAGGCCCACCCCTGGAGGACTGGGCGGAAGCCTTCAACTCCACCGCCCCCGACGCCGCCGGCGCTCTCGATGGCATTAATGACAAAACCACCCTGCAGTTGGACCGGGAGCCTCACCGCATCATTGACGATCTTTACAAGTTCGGCAGCATGAAATAGTCTCCTGTAGGCGTCAGGCGTCGCGTGGAATCGCGTCATCGCCGCGCCAAGATTTCTCGTTTCACCACAGTGTTGTTGTGGCGGTCTTTCGCCCACATATCAAGCCACACATTGCCGTTTTCGATGTCGAGTGGGCATTGGAGTCTGCGAGTTTCCCCGTTTTCTGTCGGGGAGGCAGCCACACACTCGCTGTCCCAATATTTCAGATCCCGATCAAACTCAAGGACCGCCGCGTTTACCCGTGCTCCTGGCTTCGTAATATTCAACTGATTCACCACCATCACACTTGGCGGTGTGCAGTCAGAGGCCACCCCGGCATAGGTGACAGTCCACCCATAGGTTTCCGTCAAAACACGAAGACCATCATCACCGGCGGGATCCTCGCACCGGTAAATATCGTCCGCTCCCAGCTCAACACCATGGGATAATTCCTGCTGGCCCCACCCGGCCAATATGGCGCTCATGCTTGTGGGTGACAACCCCGATAAGTGAAACATACCCCGCATATTCGTGACGTTACGCACATCCCAGGCGGACAAGTCGCTATCAAATCTCGTTGCATTGGTAAACATATTGCTCATGTCGGTGGCGCTCACCGGCCGCCAGGTGGACAAATCCCCCTGAAAACCGGAGCTTTCAAACGCATGGGCGAAATTCTGGATTCGTTGAACATCCCAGCCGCTCACGTCCCCATAGATCTCGACAACGGAGTTAAAAACATTCTCCATTGTTGTGGCCTCGCTCAAATCCGGCGCCGGGGTTACAGACGCCATGGGCTCCGCGGTGTCCTGCCGTTCGCCCTGGCTGTCATCGGGGTTGGGAAGTTTGACCGAATAGAAGGCCATAAACATGCCTGCCAGACTTTGAAATTTATTGGTTCCCCACTGATGAATAATGGCATGAAGCTTGCCTGCCCCACGTTTTATGCCAAAATTCACCCCGGCGAATCCCCCACC contains:
- a CDS encoding FtsX-like permease family protein, with the translated sequence MSSLKAAIRPTLRDVKHHPLRSLAAILLIALPATYAAFLIGDTTSESQFYGITFQQNSAQFFGSECQQSVDASAYRCTNGTRSGVADQGEKSNKDSTAERPIATISQDRIAEAVGNNFTVSMFVDLPVALHSDATTDSLSSTITQLPGAHLLPGSPNLQPGDVVLSESAAKQLKVGIGDKVRATDVGKPNDPATSNREDDRITLNAADTTLTVKEIIPNNIHSSSYVIAPTFLPATDVPNNAHVTWVFSGKDDLSWDDVKALNKVGLVVSTQKFRNHPETVPVADRYPEFQSAQDPMRTPGTDNSMIAQLTSYIVELTFYLLLACLMLATISPVFAVATSRQTKVYALMRSQGASRRHIRWAVMAYGTVSGAIGATIGIVFGTILGWGHWKIAHPGWPFITDAGMLAIGFSIAVVGSTVAAFIPAIIAAKGEIMAGVAGMQPDRIRRWRRWMWTGPALVLMMLVVLLVEWLGHPITRFVNHDTFSGATYDLIWSVLALLLLVVITGGVFTSVIALVFLAGAIRKPLGAKLAGRQVRRQALRSGAIVAAIIGSVFFLTVMELGSLNTINKDRQFSSEIYSPFAVGISGARSASAFKTPTMNTTSYADVVAHAASDQSREVFDVVAARLGKTTEFPVVMPGSHMRLTLADECQVSPTTKAYTYHGKDANTDPEAAKHCRYLRMDDAHLFLPFAMQDSDIVVGGPEVLQIFNLTDEQRASATQVLHDGGVVGTTAIVAEPGRRKISVEKDTPNQVTAESRPVKTKTQEVPFTAALPEQLHGWVVSPQAAEKLGIDLVFDRYVVMTERPGTVTDQVEMTEQIDAFNHYYHAHVLAVENSTYESIYVWVLFVGILLIVGLVLIVAAPQLRAQNEQLYALGASTSLVRQIGGYHGAITAILGTWPAIILGHIVALLQTDFSERDINGEVLSLGSVENFSLHWYLIVVLGLLVPAISATLGYVTTRSNRMLSYRQD
- a CDS encoding UvrD-helicase domain-containing protein, coding for MTAAQNPSPHSDQPEQPDLFAGVTGFEAYSATPPPEAPRADEPLPPPPEEPPAYDTIPPDPEAAAGILDYPVPAAWDNLSAHQPWASAEGSADDLIADLNPQQRAAVEHSGSPLLIVAGAGSGKTAVLTRRIAYLLRMRGVAPGQILAITFTNKAAAEMRDRVIDLVGPTATRMWVATFHSACVRILREQAHLLPGLNTNFTIYDADDSKRLLGMIAKDLQINAQKFPPRLLAAAISALKTELTDPDAASDEAAATRNPFDRTIAEVYTEYQRRLRAANALDFDDLIGETVRVFTTHPEIAAYYRKRFRHVLIDEYQDTNHAQYVLISTLVGTGPDASELSVVGDSDQSIYAFRGATIRNIEEFERDYPQARTILLEQNYRSTQNILSAANAVISHNHGRREKKLWTDHGAGAKITGYVADNEHDEARFIATEIDALFDMGVGYGDIAVMYRTNNSSRAIEEVFIRTGIPYKVVGGTRFYERKEIRDLIAYLRVLDNPTDEISLRRIINTPRRGIGDRAIATVNLYAENFGMSFADALVDAAHGKVTALGTRAKNAIAAFLELMDGLRVDAAEATNAITGLPDIGVVVSRILDATGYKAELEASTDPQDGARLDNLNELVSVAREFSSEAANLMAYAAMGAGTGAGVEGNDPAEPMVGEPQPGSIHAFLEKVSLVADSDQLPDDSTNVVTLMTLHTAKGLEFPVVFLIGWEDGQFPHLRALGDPQELAEERRLAYVGITRARETLYLTRAMLRASWGNAVANPASRFLEDIPEKLMYWRREEPGAGGWDDDWGASGWGGGSFVGGYGGYGGYGGAGGYSGRKPGGSYRKPKIPRSSRSSTPAANLHLEVGDKVNHDKYGLGTVQSVDGSGPHTSVTIDFGSAGTVKLMLIGGVPLEKL
- a CDS encoding chorismate mutase → MTDASDVNIRFPSGTDDPLSDAEIQQYREEINRLDQVILDAIKQRTAISQAIGKIRTSAGGTKLVYTREVAIINQFREELGPEGPALAQILLRMGRGRLG